From Psychroflexus torquis ATCC 700755, the proteins below share one genomic window:
- a CDS encoding ABA4-like family protein — MSPSVIFQIVNTIVLPAWLILIFFPNKSWKNPVINGLTIAMSLVYAFYVVTGLGDLDMESFNELEGVKAMFTTDVAVLTGWVHYLVFDLLVGNWILNQSQKHKINHYLIIPCLLLCFVFGPAGYLVYSIIKVAKTKRLD, encoded by the coding sequence ATGTCACCTTCAGTCATCTTTCAAATCGTTAATACCATCGTTCTTCCCGCCTGGTTGATCTTGATTTTTTTTCCAAACAAATCATGGAAAAATCCAGTAATCAACGGCCTTACCATAGCGATGTCTCTGGTCTATGCTTTTTACGTTGTGACGGGTTTGGGTGATTTGGATATGGAATCCTTCAATGAGCTTGAAGGCGTAAAAGCCATGTTTACGACAGATGTAGCTGTTCTCACCGGTTGGGTACATTATTTGGTTTTTGATCTCTTGGTGGGAAATTGGATTTTAAACCAATCCCAAAAACACAAGATCAATCATTACCTTATAATTCCGTGTCTGTTGCTTTGTTTTGTGTTTGGCCCCGCGGGGTATTTGGTGTATTCCATCATTAAAGTCGCTAAAACGAAGCGTTTGGATTAA
- a CDS encoding M28 family peptidase, with the protein MRYFIIVLLASASLSAQTYTGFTPASAETQAQQETDFLNQVKPADFKTHLKTLTQEPHIAGTPANEKVRDYMVATMDKAGWSVDTYPYEVYMSSGPGTSLVEVVSPVSILLDQKEEALEEDPYSQNATLVKGWNAYSGSGDVTAEVIYANYGTKADFEKLEELGVSVKDKIVIARYGGNFRGYKAKFAEAHGAVGLIIYTDPKDSGFTKGLTFPEGVYYNPSAIQRGSLLTADWTGDPLTPYQPALPLDHKDTPERLAPEDAGLHTIPVTPIGYGAAESIFKHMKGEVVPKTWQGGLPYTYRVNGGKDLKVRLKVDQPKKMTKIYNVVATLKGKEQPDEWVILGCHYDAWAFGATDPNSGTAMLLSLSESLGRLAEAGDRPNRSIMIAHWDAEEHGVIGSSEWVEQMKDELKAKAVAYINLDGAVSGKNFGASSAPSLKTLILEASKAVDYPYTEETVYEHWAGKKPEPNIGNLGGGSDHIAFYMFAGVPSLSGGASGPTLYHTNYDDFYYYENFVDPEFQMGPMVEKLMGILSLRLANAEFIPYDIERYATDLELHFENATQQVNSFYSDFTGFTASSQAISSLKLSTTSVAKALEKLLSTEKISKRQKNQLNAQLLALEKSFLDPKGMPYGDWYKSLYASSDPFSGYASWILPGIQYQIETEATQDLKMWDQRYAKAIKELDDKLKDMLESL; encoded by the coding sequence ATGCGATATTTTATCATAGTTCTATTGGCTAGTGCTAGCTTAAGTGCACAAACCTATACAGGCTTTACGCCAGCCTCTGCCGAAACTCAAGCTCAGCAGGAAACTGATTTTTTAAATCAGGTGAAGCCGGCTGACTTTAAAACCCACCTAAAAACCTTAACCCAAGAGCCCCACATCGCTGGGACGCCCGCCAACGAAAAGGTGAGAGATTATATGGTTGCAACGATGGATAAGGCTGGATGGTCTGTAGATACCTATCCTTACGAAGTGTATATGAGTAGCGGTCCTGGAACCTCATTGGTAGAAGTAGTGTCGCCAGTATCCATACTTCTCGATCAAAAAGAGGAAGCTCTGGAAGAAGATCCCTATTCGCAAAACGCCACTCTTGTAAAAGGCTGGAATGCCTATTCGGGAAGTGGAGACGTGACTGCTGAGGTGATTTATGCCAATTATGGTACCAAAGCCGATTTTGAAAAGCTGGAAGAACTCGGTGTATCGGTTAAGGATAAAATCGTTATTGCGAGATACGGTGGTAACTTCCGTGGGTATAAAGCCAAATTTGCCGAAGCTCATGGAGCAGTCGGACTTATTATCTACACCGATCCTAAAGATTCTGGGTTTACCAAAGGCTTAACCTTCCCCGAAGGCGTGTATTACAACCCTAGTGCAATCCAACGTGGCTCTTTGCTTACCGCCGACTGGACTGGAGATCCGTTGACGCCCTACCAACCCGCCTTACCACTAGACCATAAGGACACTCCAGAGCGTTTAGCGCCAGAAGATGCAGGATTGCACACTATTCCCGTAACACCAATTGGTTATGGTGCCGCAGAGTCTATTTTTAAACATATGAAAGGTGAGGTGGTTCCTAAAACTTGGCAAGGCGGATTGCCTTATACCTATAGAGTGAACGGTGGAAAGGACTTGAAAGTGAGACTCAAAGTCGACCAACCCAAAAAAATGACCAAGATTTATAATGTCGTTGCGACCTTAAAGGGCAAAGAACAACCTGACGAATGGGTGATTCTTGGTTGCCATTACGATGCGTGGGCTTTTGGAGCGACAGATCCCAATTCGGGAACCGCCATGCTGTTGAGCTTGTCAGAATCATTAGGGCGTTTAGCCGAAGCTGGCGATAGACCCAACCGCTCTATTATGATTGCCCATTGGGATGCCGAGGAACATGGTGTGATTGGCTCTAGCGAATGGGTGGAGCAAATGAAGGATGAGCTAAAAGCCAAAGCGGTCGCTTATATTAATTTAGATGGAGCGGTATCTGGGAAAAATTTTGGAGCCTCTTCAGCACCAAGTCTTAAGACTCTTATTTTAGAAGCTTCCAAAGCGGTAGATTATCCCTATACAGAGGAAACCGTTTATGAGCATTGGGCGGGTAAGAAGCCAGAGCCCAACATTGGAAACCTGGGCGGGGGATCAGACCATATTGCTTTTTATATGTTTGCTGGCGTGCCGTCTTTAAGTGGTGGAGCCAGCGGACCTACCTTATACCATACCAATTACGATGACTTTTATTATTACGAGAATTTCGTAGATCCCGAATTTCAGATGGGACCTATGGTCGAAAAACTGATGGGTATTTTGAGCTTAAGGTTGGCCAATGCAGAGTTTATTCCTTATGATATAGAGCGGTATGCTACAGATTTGGAACTCCATTTTGAAAATGCGACTCAGCAGGTAAATTCTTTTTATTCTGATTTTACTGGGTTTACAGCTTCAAGTCAAGCGATATCCAGCTTAAAACTCTCGACTACCTCAGTGGCGAAAGCCCTCGAGAAACTCCTCTCCACTGAAAAAATATCCAAACGCCAAAAGAATCAACTGAATGCTCAGCTGCTCGCGCTAGAAAAAAGCTTTTTGGATCCCAAAGGGATGCCTTACGGCGACTGGTATAAATCACTTTATGCCTCCTCAGATCCATTTAGTGGCTATGCCTCTTGGATTTTGCCAGGTATCCAGTATCAAATTGAAACTGAAGCCACTCAAGACCTAAAAATGTGGGACCAGCGATATGCCAAAGCCATAAAAGAACTGGACGATAAGTTAAAAGACATGTTGGAAAGTTTATAG
- the cas9 gene encoding type II CRISPR RNA-guided endonuclease Cas9 (Cas9, originally named Csn1, is the large, multifunctional signature protein of type II CRISPR/Cas systems. It is well known even to general audiences because its RNA-guided endonuclease activity has made it a popular tool for custom editing of eukaryotic genomes.), producing the protein MKRILGLDLGTNSIGWSLIEHDFKNKQGQIEGLGVRIIPMSQEILGKFDAGQSISQTADRTKYRGVRRLYQRDNLRRERLHRVLKILDFLPKHYSESIDFQDKVGQFKPKQEVKLNYRKNEKNKHEFVFMNSFIEMVSEFKNAQPELFYNKGNGEETKIPYDWTLYYLRKKALTQQITKEELAWLILNFNQKRGYYQLRGEDIDEDKNKKYMQLKVNNLIDSGAKVKGKVLYNVIFDNGWKYEKQIVNKDEWEGRTKEFIITTKTLKNGNIKRTYKAVDSEIDWAAIKAKTEQDINKANKTVGEYIYESLLDNPSQKIRGKLVKTIERKFYKEEFEKLLSKQIELQPELFNESLYKACIKELYPRNENHQSNNKKQGFEYLFTEDIIFYQRPLKSQKSNISGCQFEHKIYKQKNKKTGKLELIKEPIKTISRSHPLFQEFRIWQWLQNLKIYNKEKIENGKLEDVTTQLLPNNEAYVTLFDFLNTKKELEQKQFIEYFVKKKLIDKKEKEHFRWNFVEDKKYPFSETRAQFLSRLAKVKGIKNTEDFLNKNTQVGSKENSPFIKRIEQLWHIIYSVSDLKEYEKALEKFAEKHNLEKDSFLKNFKKFPPFVSDYASYSKKAISKLLPIMRMGKYWSESAVPTQVKERSLSIMERVKVLPLKEGYSDKDLADLLSRVSDDDIPKQLIKSFISFKDKNPLKGLNTYQANYLVYGRHSETGDIQHWKTPEDIDRYLNNFKQHSLRNPIVEQVVMETLRVVRDIWEHYGNNEKDFFKEIHVELGREMKSPAGKREKLSQRNTENENTNHRIREVLKELMNDASVEGGVRDYSPSQQEILKLYEEGIYQNPNTNYLKVDEDEILKIRKKNNPTQKEIQRYKLWLEQGYISPYTGKIIPLTKLFTHEYQIEHIIPQSRYYDNSLGNKIICESEVNEDKDNKTAYEYLKVEKGSIVFGHKLLNLDEYEAHVNKYFKKNKTKLKNLLSEDIPEGFINRQLNDSRYISKLVKGLLSNIVRENGEQEATSKNLIPVTGVVTSKLKQDWGLNDKWNEIIAPRFKRLNKLTNSNDFGFWDNDINAFRIQVPDSLIKGFSKKRIDHRHHALDALVVACTSRNHTHYLSALNAENKNYSLRDKLVIKNENGDYTKTFQIPWQGFTIEAKNNLEKTVVSFKKNLRVINKTNNKFWSYKDENGNLNLGKDGKPKKKLRKQTKGYNWAIRKPLHKETVSGIYNINAPKNKIATSVRTLLTEIKNEKHLAKITDLRIRETILPNHLKHYLNNKGEANFSEAFSQGGIEDLNKKITTLNEGKKHQPIYRVKIFEVGSKFSISEDENSAKSKKYVEAAKGTNLFFAIYLDEENKKRNYETIPLNEVITHQKQVAGFPKSERLSVQPDSQKGTFLFTLSPNDLVYVPNNEELENRDLFNLGNLNVEQISRIYKFTDSSDKTCNFIPFQVSKLIFNLKKKEQKKLDVDFIIQNEFGLGSPQSKNQKSIDDVMIKEKCIKLKIDRLGNISKA; encoded by the coding sequence ATGAAAAGAATTTTAGGGTTAGATTTAGGAACAAACTCGATTGGGTGGAGTCTAATTGAACATGATTTTAAAAATAAGCAAGGACAAATTGAAGGATTAGGTGTTCGTATAATTCCTATGAGTCAAGAGATACTAGGTAAATTTGATGCTGGGCAATCAATCTCTCAAACCGCAGATAGAACAAAATATAGAGGCGTTAGACGATTGTATCAAAGAGACAATCTTCGAAGAGAACGTCTACATAGAGTGTTAAAAATTTTAGACTTTCTTCCAAAGCATTATAGCGAAAGCATTGACTTTCAGGATAAAGTAGGTCAATTCAAACCTAAACAAGAGGTTAAACTCAATTATCGCAAAAATGAGAAAAATAAGCACGAATTTGTTTTTATGAATTCATTTATTGAAATGGTAAGTGAATTCAAAAATGCCCAACCAGAGCTTTTTTACAATAAAGGTAATGGAGAAGAAACAAAAATACCATATGACTGGACATTATACTATCTCCGTAAAAAAGCCTTAACTCAACAAATTACTAAAGAAGAACTAGCCTGGTTAATTTTAAATTTCAATCAAAAACGAGGCTATTATCAATTACGTGGAGAAGACATAGATGAGGACAAGAACAAGAAATACATGCAACTTAAAGTCAACAATTTGATTGATTCTGGTGCAAAAGTGAAAGGAAAAGTATTGTATAATGTAATTTTTGATAATGGGTGGAAATATGAAAAACAAATTGTCAATAAAGATGAATGGGAAGGAAGGACAAAGGAATTTATTATTACCACTAAAACACTGAAAAATGGTAATATTAAAAGAACATATAAAGCTGTAGACTCGGAAATAGATTGGGCTGCGATCAAAGCTAAAACTGAACAAGACATTAATAAAGCAAATAAAACAGTAGGCGAATATATTTACGAATCTCTATTAGACAATCCTTCTCAAAAAATAAGAGGGAAATTGGTTAAAACTATAGAACGAAAATTTTATAAAGAGGAATTTGAAAAGCTACTTTCTAAACAAATTGAATTACAACCTGAACTATTTAATGAGTCACTGTACAAAGCTTGTATTAAAGAATTATACCCTAGAAATGAAAATCATCAAAGTAATAATAAAAAACAAGGGTTTGAGTATTTATTTACGGAGGATATTATCTTTTATCAAAGACCACTTAAAAGTCAAAAATCTAATATTTCTGGTTGTCAATTTGAGCATAAAATTTATAAGCAAAAAAATAAAAAAACAGGTAAGCTTGAATTAATAAAAGAACCTATAAAAACCATTTCCAGATCACATCCCTTATTTCAGGAATTTAGAATTTGGCAATGGTTACAAAATCTTAAAATCTATAATAAAGAAAAAATAGAAAACGGAAAGTTAGAAGATGTAACAACTCAACTATTACCTAATAATGAGGCCTATGTTACCTTATTTGATTTTTTGAACACTAAAAAAGAACTTGAGCAAAAGCAATTTATCGAGTATTTTGTAAAAAAGAAATTAATAGATAAAAAAGAAAAAGAGCATTTTCGTTGGAACTTTGTAGAAGATAAAAAATATCCTTTTTCTGAAACCAGAGCCCAATTTTTATCACGCTTAGCCAAAGTTAAAGGAATAAAAAATACTGAAGATTTTTTAAATAAAAATACGCAAGTAGGAAGCAAAGAAAATAGTCCATTTATTAAACGAATAGAGCAATTATGGCACATCATATATTCGGTTTCTGATCTAAAAGAGTATGAAAAAGCACTCGAAAAATTTGCAGAAAAACACAACTTAGAAAAGGACTCCTTTTTAAAAAACTTCAAAAAATTTCCTCCATTTGTTAGCGATTATGCCAGCTACTCTAAGAAAGCTATATCAAAACTATTACCAATTATGCGCATGGGTAAATATTGGAGTGAAAGCGCCGTTCCAACCCAAGTGAAAGAGCGTTCCTTATCAATTATGGAAAGAGTAAAAGTCTTACCCTTAAAAGAAGGTTACTCTGACAAAGATTTAGCTGATTTGCTTTCAAGAGTAAGTGACGATGATATACCGAAGCAATTAATAAAAAGTTTTATTTCTTTTAAAGACAAAAACCCATTAAAAGGCTTAAATACATACCAAGCCAATTATTTAGTATATGGTAGACACTCAGAAACTGGAGATATACAACATTGGAAAACACCTGAGGATATTGACAGGTATTTAAATAATTTCAAACAGCATTCCCTACGCAATCCTATTGTAGAGCAAGTGGTTATGGAAACCTTGCGTGTAGTGAGGGACATTTGGGAGCATTATGGTAATAATGAAAAAGACTTCTTTAAGGAAATCCATGTGGAATTAGGCAGAGAGATGAAAAGCCCTGCTGGTAAACGAGAAAAATTATCACAAAGAAATACCGAAAATGAAAACACTAATCATCGTATCCGGGAAGTTTTAAAAGAATTGATGAATGATGCCTCTGTTGAAGGTGGTGTACGCGATTATTCTCCGAGCCAGCAGGAGATTCTTAAACTTTATGAGGAGGGCATTTACCAAAATCCCAACACCAATTATTTAAAAGTTGATGAAGATGAAATACTAAAAATACGCAAAAAGAATAATCCTACTCAAAAAGAGATACAACGCTACAAACTATGGTTAGAACAAGGATATATCTCACCTTATACAGGAAAGATTATTCCCTTAACAAAACTGTTTACTCACGAATATCAAATTGAACATATCATACCACAATCTAGGTATTATGATAATTCTCTAGGAAATAAAATCATCTGCGAAAGCGAAGTCAATGAAGATAAGGATAATAAAACAGCTTATGAATATTTAAAGGTTGAAAAAGGAAGTATTGTTTTTGGGCATAAGCTTCTCAATTTGGACGAATATGAAGCTCACGTGAACAAATATTTCAAAAAAAATAAAACAAAACTAAAAAATTTATTAAGCGAAGATATCCCTGAAGGTTTTATTAACCGACAACTTAATGATAGTAGATACATCAGTAAGCTGGTAAAAGGACTATTGAGTAATATTGTACGAGAAAATGGGGAACAAGAAGCAACATCAAAAAACCTTATTCCAGTAACTGGTGTAGTCACCTCAAAACTAAAACAAGATTGGGGGCTTAATGATAAATGGAATGAAATCATTGCTCCTCGTTTTAAGCGATTAAATAAACTCACAAATTCAAATGATTTTGGTTTTTGGGATAATGACATTAACGCCTTTAGAATTCAGGTTCCAGATAGTCTTATCAAAGGTTTTAGCAAAAAAAGAATAGACCATCGCCACCATGCCTTAGATGCCTTGGTGGTAGCTTGTACTTCAAGAAATCATACACATTACTTGAGTGCATTAAATGCCGAAAATAAAAATTACAGCTTGCGTGACAAACTTGTAATCAAAAATGAGAACGGTGACTATACTAAGACCTTTCAAATACCGTGGCAAGGTTTTACAATAGAAGCTAAAAACAACTTAGAAAAAACGGTTGTAAGCTTTAAAAAGAACCTGCGTGTTATTAACAAAACCAATAATAAATTTTGGTCTTACAAAGATGAAAACGGAAATCTAAACCTTGGAAAAGATGGAAAACCTAAGAAGAAACTTCGCAAACAGACCAAAGGTTATAACTGGGCGATTCGCAAACCTTTGCATAAAGAAACTGTATCGGGAATTTATAATATTAATGCGCCAAAAAATAAAATTGCAACTTCAGTAAGGACTTTATTAACAGAAATCAAAAATGAAAAACATTTAGCAAAAATAACCGATTTACGTATTAGAGAAACGATTCTACCTAATCATCTAAAGCATTACCTAAACAATAAAGGGGAAGCAAATTTTAGTGAAGCATTTAGCCAAGGGGGTATTGAAGATTTAAACAAAAAAATTACGACTTTAAACGAAGGAAAAAAACATCAACCTATTTATAGAGTGAAAATATTTGAAGTAGGCAGTAAGTTTTCAATTTCAGAGGATGAAAACTCTGCAAAAAGTAAGAAATATGTAGAAGCTGCAAAAGGCACCAACTTGTTCTTTGCTATTTATTTGGATGAGGAGAATAAAAAACGGAACTATGAGACCATTCCGCTTAATGAAGTAATCACCCATCAAAAACAAGTAGCAGGTTTTCCTAAATCTGAAAGATTATCTGTACAACCTGATTCTCAAAAAGGCACATTCTTATTCACCCTTTCTCCTAATGATTTAGTTTATGTACCAAATAATGAGGAACTTGAAAATCGTGATTTATTTAATTTGGGGAATTTGAATGTCGAACAAATAAGTAGAATTTACAAATTCACTGACTCAAGTGATAAAACTTGTAATTTTATACCATTTCAAGTATCAAAATTGATATTTAATTTAAAAAAAAAGGAGCAAAAAAAATTAGATGTTGATTTTATTATTCAAAATGAGTTTGGCTTAGGAAGTCCTCAATCTAAAAATCAAAAATCAATTGATGATGTTATGATAAAAGAAAAATGCATTAAACTCAAAATAGACAGATTAGGGAACATTTCAAAAGCCTAG
- the cas1 gene encoding type II CRISPR-associated endonuclease Cas1 — protein MIKRTLFFSNPAYLSTKHQQLYIRFPEDHKEDKTVPIEDIGMLILENQQITLTNGLITRLIQNKTAIVNCDQFHLPISLLQPLNGHSEQMERIRYQIDASIPLKKNLWQQTITFKIRNQAHHLKKREKNGLKLINWSKQVKSGDLENHEGVSAAYYWQHLFDIPNFNRTPKGISPNHLLNYGYAILRASTARAIIASGLLPNLGIFHRNKYNAYCLADDLMEPYRIYVDDLVYDIIKDLDDPDIEMNTELKMKLLQIPVLDVTIEGQRSPLMNALSRTTTSLFFCLEGSSRRLLYPEFNS, from the coding sequence ATGATTAAACGCACTCTATTTTTTTCAAACCCAGCCTACCTAAGTACCAAACACCAACAATTATATATTCGTTTTCCTGAAGACCATAAAGAAGACAAAACAGTTCCTATTGAAGATATTGGAATGCTCATTTTAGAGAATCAACAAATAACACTAACCAATGGCTTAATTACCAGACTCATTCAAAACAAAACAGCTATTGTCAATTGCGATCAATTCCATTTACCCATCAGTTTATTACAACCCCTCAATGGGCATAGTGAACAGATGGAACGCATCCGGTATCAAATAGATGCCAGTATTCCTTTAAAAAAGAATTTATGGCAACAAACCATTACCTTTAAAATAAGGAATCAAGCCCATCATCTAAAAAAAAGAGAAAAGAACGGACTTAAATTGATTAACTGGAGTAAGCAAGTAAAAAGTGGTGATCTTGAAAATCATGAAGGGGTTTCTGCGGCTTATTACTGGCAACACTTATTTGATATTCCCAACTTTAATAGAACTCCTAAAGGGATTTCACCAAATCATTTATTAAATTATGGCTATGCCATTTTAAGAGCTTCAACAGCAAGAGCAATAATAGCGAGTGGTTTACTGCCCAATCTGGGTATTTTTCATCGAAATAAATACAATGCTTATTGTCTAGCTGACGATTTGATGGAACCCTATCGCATTTACGTCGATGATCTGGTCTATGATATTATTAAAGATTTAGATGATCCAGATATTGAAATGAATACTGAACTTAAAATGAAGCTATTACAAATTCCAGTCTTAGACGTTACTATTGAAGGACAAAGAAGTCCTTTGATGAATGCTTTAAGCAGAACCACTACTAGTTTATTTTTCTGTCTTGAGGGAAGTTCAAGACGGCTCTTATATCCTGAATTTAATTCATAA
- the cas2 gene encoding CRISPR-associated endonuclease Cas2, producing the protein MWVMVFFDLPTETKVERSAATRFRKSLLDDGFRMFQFSIYTRFCASRENMQVHINRVQKSLPKKGKVGIMQITDKQFGMIELFHGKKEANIDSPSQQLELF; encoded by the coding sequence ATGTGGGTAATGGTATTTTTTGATTTACCTACAGAAACCAAAGTGGAGCGAAGCGCAGCCACAAGGTTTAGAAAATCATTGCTAGATGATGGATTTAGGATGTTTCAATTTTCCATCTATACGCGATTTTGTGCCAGCCGAGAAAATATGCAAGTACATATTAACAGAGTTCAAAAGTCACTGCCAAAAAAAGGGAAAGTAGGGATTATGCAAATCACCGATAAACAATTTGGGATGATAGAATTGTTTCACGGCAAAAAAGAAGCTAATATTGACTCCCCATCTCAACAATTAGAATTGTTTTAA
- a CDS encoding IS5-like element ISPto9 family transposase has protein sequence MIKYTPSNQLSLSEFSHPFEQELLSDNRWVKLAQLIPWDALAKVYSNKLNARNGRESIDVRMVIGAIIVKHKIGLNDRETVAMISENIYLQYFCGLKCFQTKPPFHPTVLVAIRKRMGAVNFDSWNTLIIEKADSLKPKRASNIQKDTEEDAPNQCVSDSKHKGKLKIDASVADQRIVFPTDAGLLNTARKESERIIDLLYEQTQGVNKPRDYRRVARTEYLVFSKKRRKTTKQINKFIRKQLGYTRRNLSYIEKLLDQIEDQKKDEHLPGMFTDLSTAYPCKFPLPKRDQKIYWVLQLIYEQQNYMYHEKVNSVKNRIVNIYQPYVRPIPRGKDKVSTEFGAKISASEIDGMSRVEHISWDQFNESKDLVLQVESYRTTFGHYPELLLADQIYLNRENRKWLKEKGIRIVGKPLGRPPKQELSAYQKRKLKKERNQRNLIEGKFGQAKNAYGLNKIKAKRKDTSESWISAIFFIMNLINLSKIADKYAIFCALFENWIYTKLNPKIKGCFYNTDVTKPFFIQNYIPLELK, from the coding sequence ATGATAAAATATACGCCTTCTAATCAGTTAAGTTTATCCGAGTTTTCACATCCCTTCGAACAAGAATTGTTATCTGATAATCGCTGGGTAAAATTAGCACAACTCATCCCTTGGGATGCTTTGGCAAAGGTATATTCCAATAAACTCAATGCACGTAACGGTAGAGAGAGTATTGATGTCCGCATGGTTATAGGTGCAATTATTGTAAAGCATAAGATAGGGCTAAACGATAGAGAGACCGTTGCGATGATTAGCGAAAACATCTACTTGCAATATTTCTGTGGATTAAAGTGTTTTCAAACCAAACCCCCTTTTCATCCCACTGTACTTGTAGCTATTCGTAAACGAATGGGGGCAGTAAATTTTGACTCTTGGAATACTCTAATCATTGAAAAGGCAGATAGCTTGAAGCCAAAAAGGGCAAGCAATATTCAAAAGGACACCGAGGAAGATGCCCCTAATCAATGTGTCTCTGATAGTAAACACAAAGGCAAACTAAAGATTGATGCTAGTGTGGCTGATCAAAGAATAGTGTTCCCTACCGATGCTGGTCTGCTTAATACAGCACGCAAAGAAAGTGAGCGAATTATAGATTTGCTCTACGAGCAAACCCAAGGAGTTAATAAACCTCGGGATTACCGTCGAGTAGCAAGAACAGAATATCTTGTATTTTCTAAAAAACGCAGAAAGACAACCAAACAAATAAACAAGTTCATTCGAAAACAACTAGGATATACTAGGCGTAACCTATCTTATATTGAAAAACTGTTAGACCAAATAGAAGATCAAAAAAAGGATGAACACTTGCCTGGCATGTTTACAGATCTTAGCACTGCTTATCCCTGTAAATTCCCTTTACCAAAACGGGACCAAAAGATTTACTGGGTGCTTCAACTCATCTATGAACAACAAAACTATATGTATCACGAAAAAGTTAATAGTGTAAAAAATAGAATAGTCAATATTTATCAACCTTACGTTCGCCCTATCCCAAGAGGAAAGGATAAAGTATCGACAGAATTTGGAGCAAAGATTAGTGCTAGTGAGATAGATGGAATGAGTAGAGTAGAACATATAAGTTGGGATCAATTTAATGAATCTAAAGATTTAGTATTACAAGTAGAATCCTACAGAACCACCTTTGGTCACTACCCAGAATTACTACTAGCAGACCAAATATACCTTAACAGAGAGAACAGAAAATGGCTCAAAGAAAAAGGGATTAGAATTGTAGGAAAACCATTAGGGAGACCGCCAAAACAAGAACTTTCTGCCTATCAAAAGCGAAAACTCAAAAAAGAGCGAAACCAAAGAAACCTAATAGAAGGAAAGTTTGGACAAGCAAAAAACGCATACGGACTTAACAAAATAAAAGCCAAAAGAAAAGACACATCAGAAAGCTGGATTAGTGCCATTTTCTTCATAATGAACTTAATAAACTTATCAAAAATAGCAGATAAATATGCTATTTTTTGTGCCTTATTTGAAAATTGGATATACACTAAGCTAAATCCCAAAATAAAAGGGTGTTTCTATAATACTGATGTCACTAAACCCTTTTTTATTCAAAATTACATACCTCTTGAACTAAAATAA
- a CDS encoding phospholipase D-like domain-containing protein, translated as MALFLNTQKISYWLNEIISGAEKELILIVPYIKTSNNIFESLQDADERGVEIILIYRENKLNEKEKIKLFSLKNITILHHPNIHCKCYYNGAQLILCSMNLYEYSELNNREMGTLFTKERIYHKKEILVDSDFGTIFLDAVEEIKEIINGSTIEKLNDDKKDSPFEIEIAKNEEELTFEKCEELNRACCFSYNYNLLN; from the coding sequence ATGGCACTATTTTTAAATACACAAAAAATATCATATTGGTTAAATGAAATAATTAGTGGAGCTGAAAAAGAATTGATCTTAATAGTTCCATACATAAAAACATCTAATAATATTTTTGAATCACTTCAAGATGCAGATGAAAGGGGTGTTGAAATAATTTTGATTTACAGAGAAAACAAATTAAATGAAAAAGAGAAAATCAAACTCTTTTCATTGAAAAATATAACTATTCTTCATCATCCAAATATTCATTGTAAATGTTATTATAATGGAGCACAGTTGATTTTATGCTCTATGAATTTATATGAATATTCAGAGTTGAATAATAGAGAAATGGGAACTTTGTTTACCAAAGAAAGAATTTATCATAAGAAAGAAATTTTAGTAGACAGTGATTTTGGCACTATTTTTTTAGATGCTGTAGAAGAAATAAAAGAAATAATAAATGGAAGTACCATTGAAAAATTGAATGATGATAAAAAAGATTCTCCTTTCGAAATAGAGATAGCAAAAAATGAAGAAGAGTTGACGTTTGAAAAATGTGAAGAACTAAATAGGGCTTGCTGTTTTTCTTATAATTATAATCTATTAAATTAA